In a genomic window of Brassica rapa cultivar Chiifu-401-42 chromosome A10, CAAS_Brap_v3.01, whole genome shotgun sequence:
- the LOC103844271 gene encoding TNF receptor-associated factor homolog 1b isoform X3, whose protein sequence is MDQNCRRRMSREKMDVILKGVVKHFFIEKEVTSTLVMDSLYSGLKALQGQAKNKKARPSLLDAKELPAPIVSVDKDMFVLVDDVLLLLERAALEPLPTHEDKSPQNRTKDANDGEEVNNEVVERDERRLTELGRRTVEIYVLTHIFSSKIEVAYQEAIALKRQEELIREEEEAWLAETEQRAKRGAAEREKKSKKKQAKQKRNKNKGKDKRKEEKVTVATHEKDLKENQHDEEEKDSVTERAQSSAEKTDILGDVSDDVSDSVDGSVDILHPDLEDGDSSSVHWETDTLETYPPPSGGSDISISTPNGIGERKNQSTVDDSSSTCSNDSIRSGVNNGSYKGNALNFRNQKSPNKGTNHQVKMIFDTRSLASETDNQPSTLGTESKSQSSPSESDWVVVSRIQEPESSRNRSPVGKERNVAQIIVNSVDMDRLKVKSAAVLSSPRSAAKNPSPLTQTKPEKKSVDAVPNRKVISAPGPPSSSQVVRPSSEIQSQTVGPRADVQKISAPKQSATTTTISRPSSAPIIPAMQPAPIIASSSVQSTSSSLPRSVSSAGRLGPDSSVHNQQTYIPQSYKHAIVGNSPGSTSSFIHHTSSHGVVPTTLPSSSYSQTPTLSHQSSFPFSQDAFMWAGRSSNSVNMGMNSPYTPAVTSNRSISHIDVEIARQQQPQSLMTDEFPHLDIINDLLEDESCSNMAFNGNIYNSQPQLFNSQYAYRGGADLGMSGEFMSSGRSRSFGEEGFHYMPRVSASGAYGGDGLMPTQWQMGNVDLSLLAMRNSNLEDTTPTYHHHTYSSFSPGINGYTEYRPSSNGH, encoded by the exons ATGGACCAGAACTGTAGGCGTCGGATGTCTAGAGAGAAAATGGACGTTATACTAAAAGGAGTTGTAAAACACTTTTTCATAGAAAAGGAAGTTACATCCACTTTGGTGATGGATTCCTTGTATAGTGGGTTGAAGGCTCTTCAAGGCCAAGCTAAGAACAAGAAAGCTAGGCCAAGTTTGTTAGATGCCAAAGAATTGCCAGCTCCGATTGTTAGTGTGGACAAAGATATGTTCGTATTAGTTGATGATGTGCTGTTGCTCCTAGAGAGAGCTGCTCTAGAACCATTGCCTACACATGAGGATAAAAGTCCCCAAAACCGTACAAAG GATGCCAATGATGGAGAAGAGGTCAACAATGAAGTCGTTGAGCGTGATGAGAGACGTTTAACTGAGTTGGGTAGACGAACCGTGGAGATATATGTTCTTACCCATATCTTCAG CAGCAAAATCGAGGTTGCATATCAAGAAGCTATTGCGCTAAAAAGGCAGGAAGAACTGATTCGCGAGGAAGAGGAAGCGTGGTTGGCAGAAACCGAACAGAGGGCCAAAAGAGGAGCAGCAGAGAGGGAGAAGAAATCTAAAAAGAAACAA GCGAAACAGAAACGGAACAAAAATAAAGGGAAGGACAAAAGGAAGGAAGAAAAGGTGACTGTTGCAACACATGAAAAGGATCTAAAAGAGAACCAACATGATGAGGAAGAAAAGGATTCTGTGACAGAGAGAGCACAATCCTCAGCTGAAAAGACTGATATTCTAGGAGATGTGTCAGACGACGTATCTGATTCTGTGGATGGTTCGGTCGACATTCTTCACCCTGATTTAGAAGATGGGGACAGTAGCTCGGTCCATTGGGAAACCGACACCTTGGAAACTTATCCTCCTCCATCAGGAGGGAGTGACATTTCCATATCCACACCCAATGGAATTGGAGAAAGAAAGAATCAGTCCACAGTGGATGATAGTTCCTCAACTTGTTCTAATGATTCTATCCGGTCAGGGGTTAACAATGGGTCGTACAAAGGGAATGCCTTGAATTTCAGAAACCAGAAGTCACCAAACAA AGGAACGAACCACCAAGTAAAAATGATATTTGATACCCGGAGCTTAGCGAGTGAAACAGATAATCAACCTTCAACACTTGGAACAGAATCAAAGAGTCAGAGTTCTCCGTCCGAATCCGATTGGGTTGTTGTCTCCCGCATCCAGGAGCCAGAGAGCTCTCGGAATCGTAGTCCCGTTGGGAAG GAACGCAACGTTGCTCAAATCATTGTGAACTCGGTTGACATGGATCGACTTAAAGTGAAAAGCGCTGCTGTGCTTTCTTCTCCCAGAAGTGCTGCCAAGAATCCTTCACCATTAACTCAGACAAAGCCGGAGAAAAAGAGCGTTGACGCTGTTCCAAATAGGAAGGTAATCTCAGCTCCTGGACCACCTTCATCAAGTCAAGTAGTGCGGCCTTCTTCAGAGATTCAGTCGCAAACTGTTGGTCCCAGAGCTGATGTGCAAAAGATCTCTGCTCCAAAACAATCTGCGACAACAACAACTATATCAAGGCCGTCTAGTGCTCCAATAATCCCTGCGATGCAACCGGCCCCTATCATCGCCTCCTCTTCGGTTCAGTCAACATCATCATCCCTTCCTCGGTCGGTTAGCTCAGCTGGTCGTCTAGGTCCCGACTCTTCGGTACACAACCAACAGACTTACATTCCTCAGTCCTATAAACACGCCATAGTCGGTAACTCTCCTGGTTCAACATCTAGTTTCATCCACCACACAAGCTCTCACGGAGTTGTCCCAACCACATTGCCATCATCATCTTACTCACAAACACCGACATTATCTCATCAGTCAAGCTTCCCTTTCAGTCAAGATGCGTTTATGTGGGCAGGAAGGAGTTCAAATTCTGTAAACATGGGCATGAACAGCCCTTACACGCCAGCCGTGACTAGCAACAGATCTATAAGCCACATCGATGTCGAGATTGCGCGACAACAACAACCACAAAGCTTGATGACCGACGAGTTCCCTCACCTCGACATCATCAACGACCTGCTCGAAGACGAAAGCTGCAGCAACATGGCGTTTAACGGAAACATATACAATTCACAACCGCAGCTTTTCAACAGCCAATACGCTTACCGTGGTGGTGCGGATTTAGGCATGTCAGGTGAGTTTATGTCTAGTGGCAGGTCCAGAAGTTTCGGAGAAGAAGGATTCCATTACATGCCGCGTGTCTCTGCATCCGGAGCATACGGTGGGGATGGTTTGATGCCGACGCAGTGGCAAATGGGGAACGTGGACTTGTCTTTGCTAGCGATGAGGAACAGTAACTTGGAAGATACAACACCAACATATCATCATCACACGTATTCGAGTTTTTCGCCTGGGATTAATGGATACACTGAGTACAGACCTTCGTCTAATGGCCACTGA
- the LOC103844271 gene encoding TNF receptor-associated factor homolog 1b isoform X2 codes for MAETVPEVSGVSSNGHHSVSGGEALSLWRSSGQVENGTPSTSPSYWDTDDDEEDYGLKPSQLFGKHTWKIAKFSEINKRELRSSVFDAGGYKWYILIYPQGCDVCNHLSLFLCVANHEKLLPGWSHFAQFTIAVVNKDSKKSKFSDTLHRFWKKEHDWGWKKFMELPKLHEGFIDDSDSLTIEAQVQVIRERVDRPFRCLHCGYRRELVRVYFNNVEQHCRRFVEEKRSKLGRLIEDKARWTSFGVFWLGMDQNCRRRMSREKMDVILKGVVKHFFIEKEVTSTLVMDSLYSGLKALQGQAKNKKARPSLLDAKELPAPIVSVDKDMFVLVDDVLLLLERAALEPLPTHEDKSPQNRTKDANDGEEVNNEVVERDERRLTELGRRTVEIYVLTHIFSKIEVAYQEAIALKRQEELIREEEEAWLAETEQRAKRGAAEREKKSKKKQAKQKRNKNKGKDKRKEEKVTVATHEKDLKENQHDEEEKDSVTERAQSSAEKTDILGDVSDDVSDSVDGSVDILHPDLEDGDSSSVHWETDTLETYPPPSGGSDISISTPNGIGERKNQSTVDDSSSTCSNDSIRSGVNNGSYKGNALNFRNQKSPNKGTNHQVKMIFDTRSLASETDNQPSTLGTESKSQSSPSESDWVVVSRIQEPESSRNRSPVGKERNVAQIIVNSVDMDRLKVKSAAVLSSPRSAAKNPSPLTQTKPEKKSVDAVPNRKVISAPGPPSSSQVVRPSSEIQSQTVGPRADVQKISAPKQSATTTTISRPSSAPIIPAMQPAPIIASSSVQSTSSSLPRSVSSAGRLGPDSSVHNQQTYIPQSYKHAIVGNSPGSTSSFIHHTSSHGVVPTTLPSSSYSQTPTLSHQSSFPFSQDAFMWAGRSSNSVNMGMNSPYTPAVTSNRSISHIDVEIARQQQPQSLMTDEFPHLDIINDLLEDESCSNMAFNGNIYNSQPQLFNSQYAYRGGADLGMSGEFMSSGRSRSFGEEGFHYMPRVSASGAYGGDGLMPTQWQMGNVDLSLLAMRNSNLEDTTPTYHHHTYSSFSPGINGYTEYRPSSNGH; via the exons ATGGCAGAGACTGTTCCTGAAGTTTCTGGAGTGAGCTCAAATGGACATCACAGTGTATCAGGAGGAGAAGCACTCTCCTTGTGGAGGTCTTCTGGTCAAGTGGAGAATGGGACCCCATCAACATCTCCCTCTTACTGGGACAccgatgatgatgaagaagattaCG GCCTTAAACCCTCTCAATTATTTGGGAAACATACTTGGAAGATAGCTAAATTCTCAGAAATCAACAAAAGGGAGCTCCGTAGCAGTGTTTTTGATGCTGGCGGCTACAAATG gtatattttaatttatccaCAAGGATGTGATGTTTGCAATCATCTTTCCTTGTTCCTCTGTGTTGCAAACcatgagaaacttcttccag GCTGGAGTCATTTCGCTCAGTTCACTATAGCTGTGGTGAATAAAGATTCAAAGAAATCCAAGTTTTCAG ATACGCTGCACCGGTTTTGGAAGAAAGAGCATGATTGGGGATGGAAAAAGTTTATGGAGTTGCCTAAGTTACATGAAGGGTTCATAGATGATTCTGACTCTCTTACGATTGAGGCTCAAGTTCAGGTGATCAG GGAGAGGGTGGACCGACCTTTTCGCTGCCTTCATTGCGGTTATAGGAGAGAGCTGGTTAGGGTGTATTTTAATAATGTTGAGCAACATTGCCGACGTTTTGTGGAAGAGAAAAGAAGCAAGCTTGGGAGGTTGATAGAGGACAAGGCAAGATGGACGAG CTTCGGTGTTTTCTGGTTAGGGATGGACCAGAACTGTAGGCGTCGGATGTCTAGAGAGAAAATGGACGTTATACTAAAAGGAGTTGTAAAACACTTTTTCATAGAAAAGGAAGTTACATCCACTTTGGTGATGGATTCCTTGTATAGTGGGTTGAAGGCTCTTCAAGGCCAAGCTAAGAACAAGAAAGCTAGGCCAAGTTTGTTAGATGCCAAAGAATTGCCAGCTCCGATTGTTAGTGTGGACAAAGATATGTTCGTATTAGTTGATGATGTGCTGTTGCTCCTAGAGAGAGCTGCTCTAGAACCATTGCCTACACATGAGGATAAAAGTCCCCAAAACCGTACAAAG GATGCCAATGATGGAGAAGAGGTCAACAATGAAGTCGTTGAGCGTGATGAGAGACGTTTAACTGAGTTGGGTAGACGAACCGTGGAGATATATGTTCTTACCCATATCTTCAG CAAAATCGAGGTTGCATATCAAGAAGCTATTGCGCTAAAAAGGCAGGAAGAACTGATTCGCGAGGAAGAGGAAGCGTGGTTGGCAGAAACCGAACAGAGGGCCAAAAGAGGAGCAGCAGAGAGGGAGAAGAAATCTAAAAAGAAACAA GCGAAACAGAAACGGAACAAAAATAAAGGGAAGGACAAAAGGAAGGAAGAAAAGGTGACTGTTGCAACACATGAAAAGGATCTAAAAGAGAACCAACATGATGAGGAAGAAAAGGATTCTGTGACAGAGAGAGCACAATCCTCAGCTGAAAAGACTGATATTCTAGGAGATGTGTCAGACGACGTATCTGATTCTGTGGATGGTTCGGTCGACATTCTTCACCCTGATTTAGAAGATGGGGACAGTAGCTCGGTCCATTGGGAAACCGACACCTTGGAAACTTATCCTCCTCCATCAGGAGGGAGTGACATTTCCATATCCACACCCAATGGAATTGGAGAAAGAAAGAATCAGTCCACAGTGGATGATAGTTCCTCAACTTGTTCTAATGATTCTATCCGGTCAGGGGTTAACAATGGGTCGTACAAAGGGAATGCCTTGAATTTCAGAAACCAGAAGTCACCAAACAA AGGAACGAACCACCAAGTAAAAATGATATTTGATACCCGGAGCTTAGCGAGTGAAACAGATAATCAACCTTCAACACTTGGAACAGAATCAAAGAGTCAGAGTTCTCCGTCCGAATCCGATTGGGTTGTTGTCTCCCGCATCCAGGAGCCAGAGAGCTCTCGGAATCGTAGTCCCGTTGGGAAG GAACGCAACGTTGCTCAAATCATTGTGAACTCGGTTGACATGGATCGACTTAAAGTGAAAAGCGCTGCTGTGCTTTCTTCTCCCAGAAGTGCTGCCAAGAATCCTTCACCATTAACTCAGACAAAGCCGGAGAAAAAGAGCGTTGACGCTGTTCCAAATAGGAAGGTAATCTCAGCTCCTGGACCACCTTCATCAAGTCAAGTAGTGCGGCCTTCTTCAGAGATTCAGTCGCAAACTGTTGGTCCCAGAGCTGATGTGCAAAAGATCTCTGCTCCAAAACAATCTGCGACAACAACAACTATATCAAGGCCGTCTAGTGCTCCAATAATCCCTGCGATGCAACCGGCCCCTATCATCGCCTCCTCTTCGGTTCAGTCAACATCATCATCCCTTCCTCGGTCGGTTAGCTCAGCTGGTCGTCTAGGTCCCGACTCTTCGGTACACAACCAACAGACTTACATTCCTCAGTCCTATAAACACGCCATAGTCGGTAACTCTCCTGGTTCAACATCTAGTTTCATCCACCACACAAGCTCTCACGGAGTTGTCCCAACCACATTGCCATCATCATCTTACTCACAAACACCGACATTATCTCATCAGTCAAGCTTCCCTTTCAGTCAAGATGCGTTTATGTGGGCAGGAAGGAGTTCAAATTCTGTAAACATGGGCATGAACAGCCCTTACACGCCAGCCGTGACTAGCAACAGATCTATAAGCCACATCGATGTCGAGATTGCGCGACAACAACAACCACAAAGCTTGATGACCGACGAGTTCCCTCACCTCGACATCATCAACGACCTGCTCGAAGACGAAAGCTGCAGCAACATGGCGTTTAACGGAAACATATACAATTCACAACCGCAGCTTTTCAACAGCCAATACGCTTACCGTGGTGGTGCGGATTTAGGCATGTCAGGTGAGTTTATGTCTAGTGGCAGGTCCAGAAGTTTCGGAGAAGAAGGATTCCATTACATGCCGCGTGTCTCTGCATCCGGAGCATACGGTGGGGATGGTTTGATGCCGACGCAGTGGCAAATGGGGAACGTGGACTTGTCTTTGCTAGCGATGAGGAACAGTAACTTGGAAGATACAACACCAACATATCATCATCACACGTATTCGAGTTTTTCGCCTGGGATTAATGGATACACTGAGTACAGACCTTCGTCTAATGGCCACTGA
- the LOC103844271 gene encoding TNF receptor-associated factor homolog 1b isoform X1 — protein MAETVPEVSGVSSNGHHSVSGGEALSLWRSSGQVENGTPSTSPSYWDTDDDEEDYGLKPSQLFGKHTWKIAKFSEINKRELRSSVFDAGGYKWYILIYPQGCDVCNHLSLFLCVANHEKLLPGWSHFAQFTIAVVNKDSKKSKFSDTLHRFWKKEHDWGWKKFMELPKLHEGFIDDSDSLTIEAQVQVIRERVDRPFRCLHCGYRRELVRVYFNNVEQHCRRFVEEKRSKLGRLIEDKARWTSFGVFWLGMDQNCRRRMSREKMDVILKGVVKHFFIEKEVTSTLVMDSLYSGLKALQGQAKNKKARPSLLDAKELPAPIVSVDKDMFVLVDDVLLLLERAALEPLPTHEDKSPQNRTKDANDGEEVNNEVVERDERRLTELGRRTVEIYVLTHIFSSKIEVAYQEAIALKRQEELIREEEEAWLAETEQRAKRGAAEREKKSKKKQAKQKRNKNKGKDKRKEEKVTVATHEKDLKENQHDEEEKDSVTERAQSSAEKTDILGDVSDDVSDSVDGSVDILHPDLEDGDSSSVHWETDTLETYPPPSGGSDISISTPNGIGERKNQSTVDDSSSTCSNDSIRSGVNNGSYKGNALNFRNQKSPNKGTNHQVKMIFDTRSLASETDNQPSTLGTESKSQSSPSESDWVVVSRIQEPESSRNRSPVGKERNVAQIIVNSVDMDRLKVKSAAVLSSPRSAAKNPSPLTQTKPEKKSVDAVPNRKVISAPGPPSSSQVVRPSSEIQSQTVGPRADVQKISAPKQSATTTTISRPSSAPIIPAMQPAPIIASSSVQSTSSSLPRSVSSAGRLGPDSSVHNQQTYIPQSYKHAIVGNSPGSTSSFIHHTSSHGVVPTTLPSSSYSQTPTLSHQSSFPFSQDAFMWAGRSSNSVNMGMNSPYTPAVTSNRSISHIDVEIARQQQPQSLMTDEFPHLDIINDLLEDESCSNMAFNGNIYNSQPQLFNSQYAYRGGADLGMSGEFMSSGRSRSFGEEGFHYMPRVSASGAYGGDGLMPTQWQMGNVDLSLLAMRNSNLEDTTPTYHHHTYSSFSPGINGYTEYRPSSNGH, from the exons ATGGCAGAGACTGTTCCTGAAGTTTCTGGAGTGAGCTCAAATGGACATCACAGTGTATCAGGAGGAGAAGCACTCTCCTTGTGGAGGTCTTCTGGTCAAGTGGAGAATGGGACCCCATCAACATCTCCCTCTTACTGGGACAccgatgatgatgaagaagattaCG GCCTTAAACCCTCTCAATTATTTGGGAAACATACTTGGAAGATAGCTAAATTCTCAGAAATCAACAAAAGGGAGCTCCGTAGCAGTGTTTTTGATGCTGGCGGCTACAAATG gtatattttaatttatccaCAAGGATGTGATGTTTGCAATCATCTTTCCTTGTTCCTCTGTGTTGCAAACcatgagaaacttcttccag GCTGGAGTCATTTCGCTCAGTTCACTATAGCTGTGGTGAATAAAGATTCAAAGAAATCCAAGTTTTCAG ATACGCTGCACCGGTTTTGGAAGAAAGAGCATGATTGGGGATGGAAAAAGTTTATGGAGTTGCCTAAGTTACATGAAGGGTTCATAGATGATTCTGACTCTCTTACGATTGAGGCTCAAGTTCAGGTGATCAG GGAGAGGGTGGACCGACCTTTTCGCTGCCTTCATTGCGGTTATAGGAGAGAGCTGGTTAGGGTGTATTTTAATAATGTTGAGCAACATTGCCGACGTTTTGTGGAAGAGAAAAGAAGCAAGCTTGGGAGGTTGATAGAGGACAAGGCAAGATGGACGAG CTTCGGTGTTTTCTGGTTAGGGATGGACCAGAACTGTAGGCGTCGGATGTCTAGAGAGAAAATGGACGTTATACTAAAAGGAGTTGTAAAACACTTTTTCATAGAAAAGGAAGTTACATCCACTTTGGTGATGGATTCCTTGTATAGTGGGTTGAAGGCTCTTCAAGGCCAAGCTAAGAACAAGAAAGCTAGGCCAAGTTTGTTAGATGCCAAAGAATTGCCAGCTCCGATTGTTAGTGTGGACAAAGATATGTTCGTATTAGTTGATGATGTGCTGTTGCTCCTAGAGAGAGCTGCTCTAGAACCATTGCCTACACATGAGGATAAAAGTCCCCAAAACCGTACAAAG GATGCCAATGATGGAGAAGAGGTCAACAATGAAGTCGTTGAGCGTGATGAGAGACGTTTAACTGAGTTGGGTAGACGAACCGTGGAGATATATGTTCTTACCCATATCTTCAG CAGCAAAATCGAGGTTGCATATCAAGAAGCTATTGCGCTAAAAAGGCAGGAAGAACTGATTCGCGAGGAAGAGGAAGCGTGGTTGGCAGAAACCGAACAGAGGGCCAAAAGAGGAGCAGCAGAGAGGGAGAAGAAATCTAAAAAGAAACAA GCGAAACAGAAACGGAACAAAAATAAAGGGAAGGACAAAAGGAAGGAAGAAAAGGTGACTGTTGCAACACATGAAAAGGATCTAAAAGAGAACCAACATGATGAGGAAGAAAAGGATTCTGTGACAGAGAGAGCACAATCCTCAGCTGAAAAGACTGATATTCTAGGAGATGTGTCAGACGACGTATCTGATTCTGTGGATGGTTCGGTCGACATTCTTCACCCTGATTTAGAAGATGGGGACAGTAGCTCGGTCCATTGGGAAACCGACACCTTGGAAACTTATCCTCCTCCATCAGGAGGGAGTGACATTTCCATATCCACACCCAATGGAATTGGAGAAAGAAAGAATCAGTCCACAGTGGATGATAGTTCCTCAACTTGTTCTAATGATTCTATCCGGTCAGGGGTTAACAATGGGTCGTACAAAGGGAATGCCTTGAATTTCAGAAACCAGAAGTCACCAAACAA AGGAACGAACCACCAAGTAAAAATGATATTTGATACCCGGAGCTTAGCGAGTGAAACAGATAATCAACCTTCAACACTTGGAACAGAATCAAAGAGTCAGAGTTCTCCGTCCGAATCCGATTGGGTTGTTGTCTCCCGCATCCAGGAGCCAGAGAGCTCTCGGAATCGTAGTCCCGTTGGGAAG GAACGCAACGTTGCTCAAATCATTGTGAACTCGGTTGACATGGATCGACTTAAAGTGAAAAGCGCTGCTGTGCTTTCTTCTCCCAGAAGTGCTGCCAAGAATCCTTCACCATTAACTCAGACAAAGCCGGAGAAAAAGAGCGTTGACGCTGTTCCAAATAGGAAGGTAATCTCAGCTCCTGGACCACCTTCATCAAGTCAAGTAGTGCGGCCTTCTTCAGAGATTCAGTCGCAAACTGTTGGTCCCAGAGCTGATGTGCAAAAGATCTCTGCTCCAAAACAATCTGCGACAACAACAACTATATCAAGGCCGTCTAGTGCTCCAATAATCCCTGCGATGCAACCGGCCCCTATCATCGCCTCCTCTTCGGTTCAGTCAACATCATCATCCCTTCCTCGGTCGGTTAGCTCAGCTGGTCGTCTAGGTCCCGACTCTTCGGTACACAACCAACAGACTTACATTCCTCAGTCCTATAAACACGCCATAGTCGGTAACTCTCCTGGTTCAACATCTAGTTTCATCCACCACACAAGCTCTCACGGAGTTGTCCCAACCACATTGCCATCATCATCTTACTCACAAACACCGACATTATCTCATCAGTCAAGCTTCCCTTTCAGTCAAGATGCGTTTATGTGGGCAGGAAGGAGTTCAAATTCTGTAAACATGGGCATGAACAGCCCTTACACGCCAGCCGTGACTAGCAACAGATCTATAAGCCACATCGATGTCGAGATTGCGCGACAACAACAACCACAAAGCTTGATGACCGACGAGTTCCCTCACCTCGACATCATCAACGACCTGCTCGAAGACGAAAGCTGCAGCAACATGGCGTTTAACGGAAACATATACAATTCACAACCGCAGCTTTTCAACAGCCAATACGCTTACCGTGGTGGTGCGGATTTAGGCATGTCAGGTGAGTTTATGTCTAGTGGCAGGTCCAGAAGTTTCGGAGAAGAAGGATTCCATTACATGCCGCGTGTCTCTGCATCCGGAGCATACGGTGGGGATGGTTTGATGCCGACGCAGTGGCAAATGGGGAACGTGGACTTGTCTTTGCTAGCGATGAGGAACAGTAACTTGGAAGATACAACACCAACATATCATCATCACACGTATTCGAGTTTTTCGCCTGGGATTAATGGATACACTGAGTACAGACCTTCGTCTAATGGCCACTGA
- the LOC103844270 gene encoding ethylene response sensor 2 translates to MLKTLLLHVLLFFFFLTASVAGSLSICNCDDEDSFFTFEAILQSQKAGDFLIAVAYFSIPIELLYFVSRTNVPSPYNWVVCEFIAFIVLCGMTHLLAGFTYGPHWAWVTTAVTVFKMLTGIVSFLTAISLVTLLPLLLKAKVREFMLSKKTRELGREVGIIMKQTETSLHVRMLTSKIRTSLDRHTILYTTLVELSKTLGLKNCAVWIPNEIKTEMNLTHELRPGHHDGGGGGGYGGGFSIPITESDVVRIKRSEEVNMLNSGSALASVTSRGKPDGQTVGIRVPMLRVCNFKGGTPEAIHMCYAILVCVLPSRSWTYQELEIVKVVADQVAVAISHAVILEESQLMREKLAEQNRALQVARENALRANQAKAAFEEMMGDAMRRPVRSILGLLPVIARDGGLQENQKVIVDAMGRTSELLLHLVSNAGDITRPGETHCFSLRSVAKETACLARCFCVGNGFGFSTEVDRSLPDYVVGDARKVFQVVLHMLGGLVNRNIKGNVTFLVSPESSEVDSQEAVWRQCYSKEYIKVKFGFEVETSSVPSFNISEDIVKLMQGNIRVVEDGSGLVKSLSVAFRFQLRGSMLSQGGGYSGETFKTATPPSTSNDHWRQEEIR, encoded by the exons ATGTTGAAGACATTGTTACTTCACGTgcttttgttcttcttcttcttaaccGCCTCCGTCGCCGGCAGCTTGTCGATATGCAACTGCGACGACGAGGACAGTTTCTTCACCTTTGAGGCAATCCTCCAATCCCAAAAGGCCGGCGACTTTCTAATCGCAGTCGCCTACTTCTCCATCCCAATCGAGCTCCTCTACTTCGTCAGCCGCACCAACGTGCCTTCCCCTTACAACTGGGTCGTCTGCGAGTTCATAGCCTTCATCGTCCTCTGCGGCATGACCCATCTCCTCGCGGGCTTCACCTACGGGCCTCACTGGGCCTGGGTCACGACAGCTGTCACCGTCTTCAAAATGCTGACTGGGATCGTCTCATTCCTCACGGCCATCTCGCTCGTCACTCTCTTGCCTTTGCTTTTAAAAGCAAAGGTTCGGGAGTTTATGCTGAGTAAGAAGACGAGAGAGCTTGGCCGTGAGGTTGGGATTATAATGAAGCAGACGGAGACGAGTTTGCATGTACGTATGCTCACCAGCAAGATAAGGACGTCGTTGGATAGGCACACGATACTGTACACCACGCTTGTGGAGTTGTCGAAGACTTTGGGGTTAAAGAACTGCGCGGTTTGGATACCTAATGAGATTAAAACGGAGATGAATCTTACTCACGAGTTGAGACCGGGGCACCACGATGGTGGCGGCGGTGGTGGTTATGGTGGTGGGTTTTCGATACCGATCACTGAGTCTGATGTTGTGAGGATTAAGAGGAGTGAGGAAGTGAATATGTTGAACTCTGGCTCTGCGCTTGCCTCGGTTACTAGCCGAGGCAAGCCAGACGGCCAGACGGTTGGGATCAGAGTCCCGATGCTTCGTGTTTGTAACTTTAAAGGCGGGACGCCCGAGGCGATCCACATGTGTTACGCCATCTTGGTTTGTGTGCTTCCCTCGCGGAGCTGGACTTACCAAGAGCTGGAGATCGTTAAAGTTGTGGCTGATCAAGTCGCGGTCGCCATCTCTCATGCTGTGATTCTAGAAGAATCACAGCTCATGAGAGAGAAGCTCGCGGAACAGAACCGCGCGCTTCAGGTGGCGAGGGAGAACGCGCTTAGAGCTAACCAGGCCAAAGCTGCGTTCGAGGAGATGATGGGGGATGCGATGAGGCGTCCTGTTCGGTCCATCCTCGGCTTGTTGCCTGTGATAGCGCGAGACGGGGGATTACAAGAGAACCAAAAGGTTATCGTCGATGCGATGGGGAGAACCAGCGAGCTATTGCTGCACCTCGTGAGCAATGCTGGGGATATAACGCGTCCTGGAGAGACGCATTGTTTCAGTTTGCGTTCTGTTGCGAAGGAAACGGCTTGCTTGGCGAGGTGTTTCTGCGTGGGGAACGGGTTTGGTTTCTCGACGGAGGTTGATAGATCATTGCCTGATTACGTCGTGGGCGATGCTAGAAAGGTGTTTCAAGTGGTCTTGCATATGCTAGGAGGTTTGGTGAACCGGAATATCAAAGGGAATGTGACTTTCTTGGTTTCACCGGAAAGCTCAGAAGTAGATAGCCAAGAAGCGGTATGGCGACAATGCTATTCGAAAGAATACATCAAAGTTAAATTCGGATTCGAGGTAGAGACTAGTAGCGTCCCGAGCTTCAACATCAGTGAAGATATTGTAAAG TTAATGCAAGGAAACATTAGGGTGGTGGAGGATGGTTCAGGTTTGGTGAAAAGCCTCTCTGTTGCTTTCAGGTTCCAGCTCCGGGGATCTATGCTGTCTCAAGGCGGTGGATATTCTGGAGAAACTTTTAAAACGGCAACTCCTCCATCTACTAGTAACGATCATTGGCGTCAGGAAGAGATCAGATAA